The following proteins are encoded in a genomic region of Syntrophotaleaceae bacterium:
- the iorA gene encoding indolepyruvate ferredoxin oxidoreductase subunit alpha, which yields MERAILSGNEAIARGAYEAGVKVASAYPGTPSTEILENMVQYPTIDSSWAPNEKVALEVGIGASFGGARALVAMKHVGVNVAADPLFTLSYSGVKGGLVLAVADDPELHSSQNEQDSRNYAKFAKIPMFEPADSQEALTFTRLALEASEQFDTPVMLRTTTRISHSKSVVTLRDPVDGLPAPGLEKNPSKYVMLPSNARKRHPLVEERLRKMEEWACGQDFNRVEKVGGKVGVITAGVSYQYAREALPDADILKLGLVYPLPKKLIREFAANYETLYVIEELDPFIEEQVKAMGIDVRGKDVFSICGELTPGRVAESLTGKQDEPYFTHNETLPNRPPSMCPGCPHRSVFHSLNRLKAFVTGDIGCYTLGFMEPFAAMDTCICMGASIGNATGLSKVLSPEDQRKVVGVIGDSTFLHTGINGLMDMVYNKSTATVVILDNRTTAMTGRQENPGSGYTLMGADSYQVDLEQICQALGVKHVRVVDPYEVAHTYQVLKEEMERPEVSVVIARRPCMLVKRDPALRKPAVMIDSNLCSGCRACLKLGCPAIEWRTLEDGKEVAHVNRLFCVGCGLCRQVCRFDAVRDIE from the coding sequence ATGGAACGCGCCATCTTATCAGGCAACGAGGCGATCGCCCGCGGAGCCTACGAGGCCGGGGTCAAGGTCGCCTCCGCCTATCCCGGCACTCCCAGCACCGAAATCCTTGAAAACATGGTTCAATATCCGACCATCGACTCTTCCTGGGCACCGAACGAAAAGGTTGCCCTGGAAGTCGGCATCGGCGCCTCCTTCGGCGGGGCGCGGGCACTGGTGGCGATGAAGCACGTCGGGGTCAATGTGGCCGCCGATCCGCTCTTCACCCTGTCCTACTCGGGAGTCAAGGGAGGACTGGTGCTGGCCGTGGCCGACGATCCCGAGCTCCATTCCTCTCAGAATGAACAGGACAGCCGCAACTACGCCAAGTTCGCCAAGATTCCGATGTTCGAGCCGGCGGACAGCCAGGAGGCCCTGACCTTCACCCGGCTGGCCCTGGAAGCCAGCGAACAGTTCGACACCCCGGTGATGCTGCGCACCACGACCCGCATCTCCCATTCTAAATCGGTGGTGACGCTGCGGGATCCGGTGGACGGGTTGCCCGCCCCCGGTCTCGAAAAGAATCCCTCCAAATACGTGATGCTCCCGAGCAATGCCCGCAAACGCCACCCCCTGGTCGAGGAACGTCTGCGGAAGATGGAGGAGTGGGCCTGCGGGCAGGACTTCAACCGGGTGGAAAAGGTGGGGGGCAAGGTCGGCGTGATCACTGCCGGCGTTTCCTATCAATATGCCCGGGAAGCGCTGCCGGACGCGGACATCCTCAAACTGGGCCTGGTCTATCCTCTGCCCAAAAAGCTGATCCGTGAATTTGCCGCCAACTACGAAACCCTCTACGTCATCGAGGAGCTCGACCCCTTCATCGAAGAACAGGTCAAGGCCATGGGCATCGACGTCCGGGGCAAGGACGTTTTCTCCATCTGCGGCGAGCTGACTCCGGGCCGGGTGGCCGAGAGCCTGACCGGAAAGCAGGACGAGCCCTATTTCACCCACAACGAGACGTTGCCGAACCGGCCGCCGAGCATGTGCCCCGGCTGCCCCCACCGCAGCGTCTTTCACTCGCTGAATCGCCTGAAGGCCTTCGTCACCGGCGATATCGGCTGCTACACCCTCGGTTTCATGGAACCTTTCGCGGCCATGGACACCTGCATCTGTATGGGTGCCAGCATCGGCAATGCCACGGGTTTGAGCAAGGTTTTGTCTCCCGAGGACCAGCGCAAGGTGGTGGGGGTCATCGGCGACTCGACCTTCCTGCACACCGGTATCAACGGTCTGATGGACATGGTCTACAACAAGTCCACCGCCACGGTGGTCATCCTCGACAACCGCACAACCGCCATGACCGGCCGCCAGGAAAACCCGGGGTCCGGCTACACGCTGATGGGAGCGGACAGCTACCAGGTGGATCTGGAGCAGATCTGCCAAGCTTTGGGGGTGAAGCATGTGCGGGTGGTCGACCCCTATGAGGTCGCCCATACCTATCAGGTCCTCAAGGAGGAGATGGAACGCCCCGAAGTTTCGGTGGTCATCGCCCGGCGCCCCTGCATGCTGGTCAAGCGGGATCCGGCGCTCCGCAAGCCGGCTGTGATGATCGACAGCAACCTCTGCAGCGGCTGCCGGGCCTGTCTAAAGCTGGGCTGTCCGGCCATCGAATGGCGCACCCTCGAAGACGGAAAAGAGGTCGCCCATGTCAATCGACTGTTCTGCGTCGGCTGCGGTCTCTGCAGACAGGTCTGCCGCTTCGACGCCGTGAGGGATATCGAATGA
- the ubiG gene encoding bifunctional 2-polyprenyl-6-hydroxyphenol methylase/3-demethylubiquinol 3-O-methyltransferase UbiG, whose protein sequence is MKTTAAAIDNDIYDQYPERWWSATGFASLLEHVSNPWRFPYFQRILHHEGRKGFCGKRLLDVGCGGGVLTEEFAAIGLTVTGLDPSEKSIQAARAHARENGLAIEYRHGSGDRLPFDTGSFDLVSCCDVLEHIQNWDHVVAEVARVLKPGGLFFYDTINRTPISKLVFIKLAQEWKYTRFLPPNLHVWDMFIRPEELTSAMNRHGLLNMDIRGTNPPKNPFRMLWAMRGLNRGRISAAEFGRRVGGSVEGPDINVNYMGYAIRKSNG, encoded by the coding sequence ATGAAAACAACCGCGGCAGCCATAGACAACGACATCTATGATCAGTATCCGGAACGTTGGTGGAGCGCCACCGGATTTGCCTCACTCCTGGAACATGTTTCAAATCCCTGGCGCTTTCCGTACTTTCAGCGAATATTGCATCATGAAGGCAGGAAAGGGTTTTGCGGAAAACGCCTGCTGGATGTGGGGTGCGGCGGCGGAGTGCTCACCGAAGAATTCGCTGCCATTGGACTGACGGTGACAGGCCTCGATCCCTCTGAAAAATCGATCCAGGCAGCCAGGGCCCATGCCAGGGAAAACGGTTTGGCGATCGAATACCGGCACGGGTCGGGCGACCGGCTCCCCTTCGACACCGGGTCCTTCGATCTGGTGAGTTGTTGCGATGTGCTGGAGCATATCCAGAATTGGGACCACGTGGTTGCCGAGGTGGCCCGAGTGCTCAAACCGGGAGGTCTTTTTTTCTACGACACCATTAACCGGACCCCGATCAGCAAACTGGTTTTCATCAAGTTGGCCCAGGAGTGGAAATATACCCGTTTTCTGCCCCCGAACCTGCATGTCTGGGATATGTTCATCCGGCCGGAGGAACTCACTTCCGCAATGAATCGGCATGGCCTGCTCAACATGGACATCAGAGGCACCAATCCCCCCAAAAACCCTTTCAGAATGCTCTGGGCCATGCGGGGACTCAACCGCGGCAGGATATCGGCCGCGGAATTCGGCAGACGTGTCGGCGGGTCGGTTGAAGGACCGGATATCAATGTGAATTACATGGGTTACGCGATCAGGAAATCGAACGGATAG
- a CDS encoding indolepyruvate oxidoreductase subunit beta gives MSNQVTNILISGVGGQGILLASEILSEVLMLAGHDVKKNEIHGMSQRGGSVVSHIRYGQKVYSSIIPEGQADVLLGFELLETYRYLPLVREGGCVMANNLQIFPPPVTLGKETYPDNIPGKIKAAFPDSLLVDGLGLAMKAGNQRTVNTVLLGALSRRVPVEQSCWVETLQKMVPAKYLEENVTAFHLGRNL, from the coding sequence ATGAGCAATCAGGTCACAAACATTCTTATTTCCGGGGTCGGCGGCCAGGGCATCCTGCTCGCCAGCGAAATCCTGTCCGAAGTGCTGATGCTGGCCGGACACGACGTCAAGAAAAACGAGATCCACGGCATGTCCCAGCGCGGTGGCAGCGTGGTCTCCCATATCCGCTACGGCCAGAAGGTCTACAGTTCCATTATTCCCGAGGGGCAGGCCGATGTCCTGCTCGGCTTCGAACTGCTGGAAACCTACCGGTACCTGCCGCTGGTGCGGGAGGGCGGTTGCGTCATGGCCAACAACCTGCAGATCTTTCCGCCGCCGGTCACCCTCGGCAAGGAGACCTATCCGGACAATATCCCGGGCAAGATCAAGGCTGCCTTTCCCGACAGCCTGCTGGTCGACGGGCTCGGCCTGGCGATGAAAGCGGGCAACCAGCGGACAGTCAACACCGTCCTCCTCGGTGCCCTCTCACGACGGGTTCCCGTGGAGCAGAGCTGCTGGGTGGAGACCCTGCAGAAAATGGTGCCGGCCAAGTACCTCGAAGAAAACGTCACCGCCTTTCACCTGGGGCGCAATCTGTGA
- a CDS encoding methylglyoxal synthase, whose translation MENGEAQKTFIGVLGNNDNPKIHASLASIFHHFYRHSNRATLEKYHFLFSGRAHDRLFYGYEANGLPPLDSKVSDWLYDDCGVTALPGGNEGGVIVLSNLISYRKCSIAWPFFDPFDTPWLRPDILAFLRLSDHCHVKRLMNRGSVLTWFDHEAEADAGRNLQPCPPTLWLGLEEDESKGLPFPHKKPEVRHEGEPSVNALKGRPIPFSEMTVALIAHYEMKPRMIDFAIDHESELNKFGRILATGTTGREVAAATSRKIEKKMVRYHSGPKGGDIEIATAILYDQCHVVIFFVDPLNPHPHIEDVRVVFQSCMFKDQVVMITNEMHAREFMSRVVRGKDALTLYL comes from the coding sequence ATGGAAAATGGCGAAGCGCAAAAAACCTTCATCGGTGTTCTCGGCAACAACGACAATCCCAAGATCCACGCCTCTCTTGCCTCGATTTTTCATCACTTCTACCGGCATTCAAACCGCGCCACTTTGGAAAAATACCACTTTCTATTCTCCGGCCGGGCTCATGACCGGCTGTTCTATGGATATGAAGCCAACGGTTTGCCCCCTCTCGATTCCAAGGTATCCGACTGGCTTTACGACGATTGCGGTGTCACGGCCCTTCCCGGAGGCAATGAAGGAGGGGTTATCGTCCTTTCCAACCTGATCAGCTACCGCAAGTGCAGTATTGCCTGGCCTTTCTTCGACCCCTTCGACACCCCCTGGCTGCGCCCGGACATCCTGGCGTTTCTGCGCCTGTCCGATCACTGTCACGTCAAGCGGCTGATGAACCGGGGGTCGGTTCTGACCTGGTTCGACCATGAAGCCGAGGCCGATGCGGGACGCAATCTGCAGCCCTGTCCGCCGACCCTCTGGCTTGGCCTTGAAGAGGATGAATCGAAGGGGCTGCCTTTCCCCCATAAAAAACCGGAGGTTCGTCACGAGGGCGAACCGTCAGTAAACGCCCTGAAGGGGAGGCCCATACCCTTTTCGGAGATGACCGTCGCCCTCATCGCCCATTATGAAATGAAACCGAGAATGATCGATTTCGCCATCGACCATGAGTCCGAGCTGAACAAATTCGGACGCATTCTCGCCACCGGGACGACCGGCAGGGAAGTGGCGGCGGCCACTTCGCGCAAAATCGAAAAGAAGATGGTTCGCTACCATTCCGGACCTAAAGGCGGCGATATCGAGATTGCCACGGCGATCCTCTACGACCAGTGCCACGTGGTCATCTTTTTCGTCGATCCCCTCAATCCTCATCCCCATATCGAGGATGTGAGAGTGGTTTTTCAGTCATGCATGTTCAAGGATCAGGTGGTCATGATCACCAACGAAATGCACGCCCGGGAATTCATGTCCCGGGTGGTTCGGGGAAAAGATGCCCTCACCCTCTATCTTTAG
- a CDS encoding epoxyqueuosine reductase, which yields MDQVIREEIRSFVRASPDNRFAGSNRPYFDEPLVGYAAAEDPLFSEFKKIIGDFHLTPGEVLHNASGCREEEAKTVICWVLPISEATRRSNRQEKKMPSREWAMTRSHGERFNNLLRIYVTNLIHSIGAIVASPLLTGLWRPVKDPRIGMASTWSERHAAYAAGLGTFSLNDGFITDRGIAHRCGSVVTDLEITASPRTCADPWSNCLYHRNGSCGLCVHRCPAGAISLEGHDKEKCQAYVYGELRQTAGPLYGVMETGCGLCQTGVPCEARVPTTHTNQGI from the coding sequence ATGGACCAGGTGATCAGGGAAGAAATTCGCAGCTTTGTTCGGGCCAGTCCGGACAATCGTTTTGCCGGCAGCAACCGACCGTACTTTGATGAACCGCTGGTCGGTTATGCCGCCGCGGAGGATCCTCTCTTTTCCGAATTCAAGAAAATCATCGGGGATTTTCATCTGACACCGGGCGAAGTATTGCACAACGCCAGCGGTTGTCGGGAAGAGGAGGCGAAAACGGTCATTTGCTGGGTGCTGCCGATCTCTGAAGCGACCCGCCGCAGCAATCGGCAGGAGAAGAAGATGCCCTCCCGGGAGTGGGCCATGACACGGTCCCACGGGGAACGCTTCAACAATCTGCTGCGGATTTACGTGACCAACCTCATCCACTCCATCGGCGCGATAGTCGCCTCTCCCCTGCTGACCGGCCTGTGGCGCCCGGTCAAGGACCCCCGCATCGGCATGGCCTCGACCTGGTCGGAACGACACGCCGCCTACGCGGCCGGCCTAGGCACCTTCAGTCTCAACGACGGTTTCATTACCGACCGCGGCATCGCTCACCGCTGCGGCAGCGTGGTCACCGATCTGGAAATAACAGCCAGCCCGAGAACCTGCGCCGATCCCTGGAGCAACTGCCTGTACCACCGAAACGGCAGCTGCGGGCTCTGTGTGCACCGCTGCCCGGCAGGCGCCATTTCGTTGGAAGGCCACGACAAGGAAAAGTGCCAGGCCTACGTCTACGGAGAATTGCGGCAGACCGCCGGTCCGCTCTACGGAGTCATGGAGACGGGGTGCGGGCTGTGCCAGACGGGGGTACCCTGCGAGGCGCGGGTACCGACCACGCATACAAATCAGGGAATTTGA
- a CDS encoding GGDEF domain-containing protein, with amino-acid sequence MNLDRPYNILTLKFFDKELEENFRKDYFNKDLLHHRSALLAGTFLYAIFGILDWFILPEKKEICWLIRYAVVCPVLVSCYFITFTNLYRKFQPYIIFLVAMTASLGLIVMISIASEPGNYLYYAGLFLCVLFYYELIPDHILSNILAWGTFVLYVIAAALFSSTPAYFLFNNSFIFFFFNIAGMFACYNMDQSKRADYLQRQFIEQQAQQLKKALEDVERERARVEKLSLQDPLTALSNRRHFFTIAEKEMKRKARYQHPLAVMLMDLDHFKKINDTFGHAAGDMVLQKVAEIIMRTIRSSDLACRYGGEEFAILLPETDRASARQLGIRLLHNIEQSQFVTERGTVYLSASLGIAALNGEEQVDPLNLIERADQVLYQAKNAGRNQLRFWEAPRQDEPE; translated from the coding sequence TTGAATCTTGACAGGCCGTACAATATTCTGACTCTGAAGTTCTTTGACAAGGAGCTCGAAGAAAACTTCAGGAAGGATTATTTCAACAAAGACCTCCTCCATCACCGTTCAGCACTGCTGGCAGGAACCTTCCTCTATGCCATTTTCGGCATTCTCGATTGGTTTATACTGCCGGAGAAAAAAGAAATTTGCTGGCTTATCCGGTATGCCGTCGTCTGCCCCGTGCTTGTTTCCTGTTATTTCATAACCTTTACAAACCTTTACAGAAAGTTCCAGCCTTATATCATTTTCCTGGTGGCGATGACAGCCAGCCTGGGTCTCATCGTGATGATTTCCATCGCTTCCGAGCCCGGCAACTACCTCTACTATGCCGGCTTGTTCCTGTGTGTGCTTTTTTACTACGAGCTGATCCCCGACCACATTTTGTCCAACATCCTGGCTTGGGGTACCTTCGTCCTTTATGTGATTGCCGCCGCCCTTTTCAGCTCGACGCCCGCATACTTCCTCTTCAACAACAGTTTCATCTTCTTTTTCTTCAATATCGCCGGGATGTTCGCCTGCTATAACATGGATCAGTCCAAACGCGCGGACTATCTGCAACGGCAATTTATCGAGCAGCAGGCCCAGCAGCTGAAAAAAGCCCTGGAGGATGTCGAACGGGAAAGGGCCCGGGTGGAAAAACTCAGCCTTCAGGATCCATTGACCGCTCTTTCGAACCGACGCCACTTCTTTACAATCGCCGAAAAGGAAATGAAGCGGAAGGCCCGCTACCAGCACCCCCTTGCCGTCATGCTGATGGACCTGGATCATTTCAAGAAGATCAACGATACCTTCGGCCATGCGGCTGGGGACATGGTGCTGCAGAAGGTGGCGGAGATCATCATGAGAACCATTCGAAGTTCCGATCTGGCCTGCCGCTACGGAGGGGAGGAATTCGCCATTCTTCTGCCTGAAACCGACCGCGCCTCGGCGCGGCAGCTGGGAATCAGACTGCTTCACAATATCGAGCAGTCCCAATTCGTCACCGAAAGGGGGACCGTCTATCTTTCAGCAAGCCTGGGAATCGCCGCGCTGAATGGTGAGGAGCAGGTCGATCCCCTGAATCTGATAGAGAGAGCCGACCAGGTTCTTTACCAGGCTAAAAATGCAGGTCGCAACCAGCTCCGCTTCTGGGAAGCCCCCAGGCAGGACGAGCCTGAATGA
- a CDS encoding lactate utilization protein yields MDQNQKTWNEKAAAVIIDNLKKRHMEGSYAPDAAQAREEVLAMIPEGAVVYRCASMTTAGIGLWDRMAEMPGVQIIDHYRPGLSPEESMNLRRQGLLADVMIASANAITLDGVLVNLDAVGNRVAAMTFGPKKVILVAGMNKVVPDLATAKTRVKHYAATVNTLRAGYKNPCVETGLCSDCRSPQRICNVWAITEGQLAVNEGRIHVKLVGENLGY; encoded by the coding sequence ATGGACCAGAACCAGAAAACATGGAACGAAAAAGCCGCTGCGGTCATTATCGATAACCTGAAGAAGCGCCACATGGAGGGGAGCTACGCCCCCGATGCCGCTCAAGCCAGAGAGGAAGTGCTGGCGATGATCCCGGAAGGGGCAGTGGTTTACCGCTGCGCCTCGATGACAACTGCGGGGATCGGTCTTTGGGACAGGATGGCCGAAATGCCCGGAGTGCAGATCATCGATCATTACCGGCCAGGTCTCTCTCCGGAAGAATCGATGAATCTGAGGCGTCAGGGATTGCTGGCCGACGTCATGATCGCCAGCGCCAACGCCATTACCCTGGATGGCGTTCTGGTCAACCTCGACGCCGTCGGCAATCGGGTCGCCGCCATGACCTTCGGTCCGAAAAAGGTCATTTTGGTGGCGGGCATGAACAAGGTGGTGCCGGATCTGGCGACGGCCAAAACCAGGGTCAAGCATTACGCGGCCACGGTCAACACTTTACGCGCCGGCTACAAGAATCCCTGTGTCGAAACCGGCCTGTGCAGCGACTGCCGATCCCCCCAGCGAATCTGCAATGTCTGGGCTATCACCGAAGGGCAACTCGCCGTGAACGAGGGTCGGATCCACGTTAAATTGGTCGGGGAGAACCTCGGTTACTGA